One genomic region from Euzebya tangerina encodes:
- a CDS encoding beta-propeller domain-containing protein, with translation MTTRYAAALLLALALVLSACTSAEPDDDELGASQSDAIQSGPPGEEQVPADDPADDREARRLLRPFDSCASLLDYYVDNAVDLVGPYGFGHGGGFEVLEEGMAADSAESAAADGVAQGASTGAPDFSGTNNQEAGVDEADVVKTDGEVIVTALSGRVQIVDAAGATDSGTDTPISEISLPANIWNIELLLSGDVLVVLTSDGAEGMIGPAADGRLPAFPAARTSVLRYDLSDPSSPEPLGGVRFEGSYRAARLIDDTVRMVMVSDPTGLTFTQPDDGGLSAEDEARVANEAIVAASDIDDWVPHLQQIGPDGELGEVSRLGDCTAIQAPSAFAGLSTVSVVTFDASADGAVTPTSSAGVVAAGDTVYASTDRLLLATSPWGRWAVPFIEDPSTPDEGITTAVHSFDISDPRATAYVASGEVDGSIIGQFALSETGGVIRVATTENPQWFGASDEVSSSSLIVLAEDEGDLVEIGRVGDLGLTEQIQSVRYLGPDLAAIVTFRQTDPLYLIDTSDPTAPAVLGELKIPGFSTYLHPVGDGYLIGVGQDADEETGRTLGLQVSLFDIRDLASPQRVAQVTFEGEGFSPAEYDHRAFTYWPETEQAILPVELYPDEETIIAAEEEAEASGEPFEYRPLFQGAVVLDVGEGTLTEAGRVASSAGPDGWGQGVLRTIVIGDVLWTLGFDELQRFDLSTLDPLGSVRL, from the coding sequence ATGACCACTCGATACGCCGCAGCGCTGCTCTTGGCCCTCGCATTGGTGCTCTCAGCGTGCACATCCGCCGAGCCGGACGACGACGAGCTGGGTGCCAGCCAGTCGGACGCAATCCAGTCAGGCCCGCCGGGTGAAGAGCAGGTGCCGGCTGATGATCCGGCGGACGACCGTGAGGCCCGCCGGCTGCTGCGGCCGTTCGACTCCTGCGCATCCCTGTTGGACTACTACGTCGACAACGCCGTCGACCTGGTGGGTCCCTACGGCTTCGGGCACGGCGGTGGGTTCGAGGTCCTGGAGGAGGGGATGGCAGCGGACTCCGCCGAGTCCGCGGCGGCCGACGGCGTCGCCCAAGGCGCCTCGACCGGGGCGCCGGACTTCTCCGGCACCAACAACCAGGAAGCCGGCGTGGACGAGGCTGACGTCGTCAAGACCGACGGCGAGGTCATCGTCACCGCGCTGAGCGGGCGCGTTCAGATCGTCGATGCGGCGGGCGCGACCGACTCGGGCACGGACACGCCGATCAGCGAGATCTCGCTGCCCGCCAACATCTGGAACATCGAACTGCTGCTGTCGGGCGACGTCCTGGTGGTCCTGACCTCCGACGGGGCCGAGGGCATGATCGGGCCGGCCGCGGACGGCCGCCTGCCGGCCTTCCCAGCCGCGCGGACCAGCGTTCTTCGGTATGACCTCTCGGACCCATCGAGCCCCGAGCCGCTGGGCGGCGTCCGGTTCGAGGGCAGCTATCGCGCAGCTCGGCTGATCGACGACACCGTGCGGATGGTCATGGTCAGTGATCCCACGGGGCTCACCTTCACCCAGCCAGATGACGGCGGCCTGTCCGCCGAGGACGAGGCTCGGGTCGCCAACGAGGCGATCGTCGCGGCATCCGACATCGACGACTGGGTGCCGCACCTGCAGCAGATCGGGCCCGACGGCGAACTCGGTGAGGTCTCGCGATTGGGCGACTGCACCGCCATCCAGGCCCCGTCGGCGTTCGCGGGCCTCTCCACGGTGTCGGTCGTGACGTTCGACGCCAGCGCCGACGGCGCCGTGACGCCGACCTCCTCGGCCGGCGTCGTTGCGGCCGGGGACACCGTCTACGCCTCCACCGACCGGCTGCTCCTGGCAACTTCACCCTGGGGTCGGTGGGCCGTCCCGTTCATCGAAGACCCCTCGACCCCCGACGAGGGCATCACGACCGCTGTGCACAGCTTCGACATCTCCGATCCGCGGGCCACGGCCTACGTGGCTTCGGGCGAGGTTGACGGGTCGATCATCGGTCAGTTCGCACTCTCGGAGACGGGCGGAGTCATCCGGGTCGCCACCACCGAGAACCCACAGTGGTTCGGTGCCTCCGACGAGGTGTCATCCTCCTCACTCATCGTCCTCGCCGAGGACGAGGGCGACCTGGTCGAGATCGGCCGGGTCGGCGACCTCGGTCTGACGGAGCAGATCCAATCCGTCCGCTACCTCGGTCCTGACCTCGCGGCGATCGTCACCTTCCGGCAGACCGACCCGCTCTACCTGATCGACACCAGCGACCCGACCGCCCCGGCCGTCCTCGGCGAGCTGAAGATCCCCGGCTTCTCCACCTACCTCCACCCCGTCGGCGACGGCTACCTGATCGGCGTGGGACAGGATGCTGACGAGGAAACGGGGCGAACACTCGGCCTTCAGGTGAGCCTCTTCGACATCCGAGACCTGGCCTCTCCGCAGCGTGTCGCCCAGGTCACGTTCGAGGGGGAGGGATTCTCGCCGGCCGAGTACGACCACCGCGCCTTCACCTACTGGCCCGAGACGGAACAGGCCATCCTGCCCGTCGAGCTGTACCCGGACGAGGAGACCATCATCGCGGCCGAGGAGGAGGCGGAGGCGTCCGGCGAGCCCTTCGAGTACCGGCCGCTCTTCCAAGGCGCGGTGGTCCTCGACGTGGGGGAGGGGACCTTGACCGAAGCGGGCCGGGTTGCCTCCTCCGCTGGCCCCGACGGGTGGGGGCAGGGCGTCCTCCGCACCATCGTCATCGGCGATGTTCTGTGGACGCTCGGCTTCGACGAGCTGCAGCGCTTCGACTTGAGCACGCTGGACCCGCTGGGATCAGTCCGGCTCTGA
- a CDS encoding alpha/beta-hydrolase family protein codes for MAGRAGQTGVERVLAGVGAAGSAVGRWLQPDFGSPSVSLSTVAWLDSFQPSLMPRTSVLQGVVGGLAVLMSRSVSSNTERALEPLLGHRTDLSRRLGVRAAVAVAGHALTLLPQADDERLWWSGLREGGSMLRSVAVGGAIHDLAGEAWRRQRSPNAVAVTATAAGVISGVALWANRRLENRTAAVEPWPIEQRNRLPQSALVSGAVVLGGRVIGEAVGVSRRALRAWLGAGPVKAALADAINLSAWGGSAALAYQTGVSRIAVANSAIEPGYDTPPDTPRVSGSRSSRSLFTLLGRQGRRFVVDVLTEDTITQTMGEPTRGQPVRIYVGVDSRPLYPTGRAELALEELERAGAYERSHLLLVSPTGTGWVDQTLIESAELLARGDIATCAIQYGAFPSFLAMQKVPLGRSQFRILLLGVRERLRAMPPEQRPRVWVFGESMGAWTSSDVVMHQGIAGFDHYGVDAALWVGLPWLAKWSRSGMTRGSSDLVPPGTVEVFDRIEQVEALSGAAQDRLRALILSHDNDPIAVLGPDLLVQQPAWLRSGERGRGVPPTMHWTPIVTFLQTAGDALNSLVQVPGRFTSYGHDYRADMARFVQAAYDFPAVTEEQMQAVEAKLVELDLDRARRLGKVPGPPEPDVVTNP; via the coding sequence ATGGCGGGCCGAGCAGGACAGACCGGGGTCGAGCGAGTCCTCGCCGGGGTCGGGGCCGCAGGGTCTGCGGTTGGTCGATGGCTGCAACCGGACTTCGGTTCCCCGTCGGTGTCGTTGTCCACCGTCGCGTGGCTGGATTCCTTCCAACCGTCGCTGATGCCACGGACCTCCGTCCTGCAGGGAGTCGTCGGGGGGCTGGCCGTCCTGATGTCCCGATCGGTGTCGTCCAATACCGAGCGGGCCCTCGAACCCCTGCTCGGGCACCGAACGGACCTGTCCCGTCGTCTTGGCGTGCGTGCGGCCGTTGCGGTTGCCGGTCACGCCTTGACCTTGCTGCCCCAGGCCGACGACGAACGACTGTGGTGGTCGGGCCTGCGCGAGGGCGGGAGCATGCTGCGCAGCGTCGCCGTCGGCGGCGCGATCCACGACCTTGCCGGGGAGGCCTGGAGACGGCAGCGCTCGCCGAACGCGGTCGCCGTCACCGCCACGGCTGCCGGAGTGATCTCGGGTGTGGCGCTGTGGGCCAACCGCCGCCTGGAGAACCGCACCGCCGCGGTCGAGCCGTGGCCGATCGAGCAGCGCAACCGGTTGCCACAGAGCGCGTTGGTCTCCGGTGCCGTGGTCTTGGGCGGCCGCGTCATCGGCGAGGCCGTCGGAGTCTCCCGACGAGCCTTGCGGGCCTGGCTGGGCGCCGGGCCGGTGAAGGCTGCGCTGGCCGATGCCATCAACCTGTCCGCCTGGGGTGGGTCCGCGGCGCTGGCGTACCAGACGGGTGTCAGCCGGATCGCTGTGGCCAACAGCGCGATCGAACCCGGGTACGACACGCCCCCGGACACCCCACGGGTGTCGGGCAGCCGGTCCAGCCGGTCACTGTTCACCCTGCTCGGCCGGCAGGGGCGTCGGTTCGTGGTCGATGTTCTGACCGAAGACACCATCACCCAGACGATGGGCGAGCCAACGCGCGGCCAACCGGTTCGGATCTACGTGGGTGTGGACTCCCGCCCGCTGTACCCGACCGGCCGGGCAGAGCTGGCGCTCGAGGAGTTGGAGCGGGCCGGCGCATACGAGCGATCCCACCTCCTCCTGGTGTCCCCCACGGGTACGGGGTGGGTCGACCAGACCCTGATCGAGTCGGCCGAGTTGCTGGCACGGGGTGACATCGCAACGTGTGCGATCCAGTACGGCGCATTCCCGTCGTTCCTGGCGATGCAGAAGGTGCCGTTGGGTCGAAGCCAGTTCCGCATCCTGCTGCTCGGCGTTCGCGAACGGCTGCGAGCGATGCCTCCCGAGCAGCGTCCCCGCGTCTGGGTGTTCGGGGAGAGCATGGGCGCCTGGACCTCCTCGGACGTCGTGATGCACCAGGGCATCGCCGGGTTCGACCACTACGGCGTCGATGCGGCGCTGTGGGTCGGATTGCCCTGGCTGGCGAAGTGGTCGCGATCGGGCATGACGCGCGGCAGCTCGGATCTGGTGCCACCCGGCACCGTTGAGGTCTTCGACCGGATCGAGCAGGTCGAGGCGCTGAGTGGGGCCGCTCAGGACCGACTGCGGGCGCTGATCCTCTCCCACGACAACGACCCGATCGCCGTCCTCGGACCGGACCTGCTCGTTCAACAGCCGGCGTGGCTGCGCAGCGGTGAGCGGGGTCGTGGCGTTCCGCCGACGATGCACTGGACGCCGATCGTCACGTTCCTGCAGACCGCCGGCGATGCCTTGAACTCGCTGGTGCAGGTGCCCGGCCGGTTCACGTCGTACGGGCACGACTACCGCGCAGACATGGCCCGGTTCGTCCAGGCGGCCTACGACTTCCCTGCGGTGACGGAGGAACAGATGCAGGCGGTGGAGGCGAAGCTGGTCGAGTTGGACCTCGACCGTGCACGACGTCTGGGAAAGGTGCCCGGGCCGCCCGAACCGGACGTTGTCACGAACCCGTAG
- a CDS encoding endonuclease domain-containing protein encodes MPLVSASWAISDAAKTSSGKSFAQLTARGIGERWITLDGLRRVVEIRSVFPASGKLRRLLDELDEDLAYSGTERRVAIACRAAGIPVRLNQPIVGPAGKPVAQVDLCVDDSRLIVEIDGPHHWLPEVAAADRVRDRRLRSLGWTVIRFSVYEVDENLRAVVDEIARVHRQQQAA; translated from the coding sequence ATGCCTCTGGTGTCCGCGAGTTGGGCGATCAGCGACGCAGCCAAGACGTCGTCCGGAAAGTCGTTCGCTCAACTGACAGCCAGGGGCATCGGCGAACGATGGATCACTTTGGACGGCTTACGACGCGTGGTCGAGATCAGGTCGGTGTTCCCGGCATCAGGCAAGCTCCGGCGGCTTCTCGACGAGTTGGACGAGGATCTTGCCTACTCCGGCACCGAACGCCGCGTCGCCATCGCGTGCAGAGCTGCCGGAATCCCCGTGCGCCTCAACCAGCCCATCGTGGGGCCAGCCGGCAAGCCCGTGGCGCAGGTGGACCTCTGCGTCGACGACAGCCGATTGATCGTCGAGATCGACGGACCACACCACTGGCTTCCGGAGGTCGCGGCGGCCGATCGGGTCCGGGACCGACGGTTGCGCTCTCTGGGCTGGACGGTCATCCGGTTCTCCGTCTACGAAGTGGACGAGAACCTGCGAGCCGTCGTCGATGAGATCGCCCGTGTCCATCGGCAGCAACAGGCGGCGTGA
- a CDS encoding haloacid dehalogenase type II — protein sequence MSVIVFDVNETLLDLSGLESKFDAAFDEQGDEMRRLWFARLLHTSSVMTQLGLWDDFGVIGKQVLVDLADRMYFDDFSPAQAEDIVGTMRELPAHDDVVGGLRILKDTGSTLVALTNSGQSTAEAQIKSAGIDSYFEQIISVEAVRKFKPDIAVYNHCAAELGAEPSDVTLVAAHDWDCAGAMAAGWKAAFVRREGQGYNPALPAPTYREDDMISLARTLIDKGCTG from the coding sequence ATGAGCGTGATCGTGTTCGACGTCAATGAGACCCTCCTGGACCTGTCAGGGCTCGAGTCCAAGTTCGACGCCGCCTTCGACGAGCAGGGCGATGAGATGCGGCGTCTGTGGTTCGCCCGGCTCCTGCACACCTCGAGCGTCATGACCCAACTGGGCCTGTGGGACGACTTCGGCGTCATCGGCAAGCAGGTGCTGGTCGACCTGGCCGACCGGATGTACTTCGACGACTTCTCTCCCGCGCAAGCTGAGGACATCGTCGGCACCATGCGCGAGTTGCCGGCCCACGACGACGTGGTCGGCGGGCTGCGAATCCTGAAGGACACGGGCTCCACGCTGGTTGCGCTCACCAACTCCGGTCAGTCCACCGCCGAGGCCCAGATCAAGTCGGCCGGGATCGACAGCTACTTCGAGCAGATCATCAGTGTGGAGGCCGTCCGCAAGTTCAAGCCCGACATCGCGGTGTACAACCACTGCGCCGCAGAGTTGGGGGCGGAGCCGTCCGACGTCACGCTCGTCGCGGCCCACGACTGGGACTGCGCCGGTGCCATGGCCGCCGGCTGGAAGGCCGCCTTCGTCCGTCGCGAGGGCCAGGGCTACAACCCCGCGCTGCCGGCCCCCACCTACCGGGAGGACGACATGATCTCCCTGGCGCGCACGCTGATCGACAAGGGCTGCACCGGCTGA
- a CDS encoding DUF3352 domain-containing protein, whose protein sequence is MSSDWNSRDDEPGEWNAPSSWDDAPPPPLGGPADPPEPPDGRSAAEPPPAQPGPGQPGPGQPGPGQPGGGQPGGWPSQGGQPGGWPSQGGQQPPTQYGQHPYPQGPGPGPHGQQPPGQYGQPGQYGQPGQYGQPGQYGQPGPSGQPGQYGQQPHGGWQPQQGAAPPPPPYGAGPPHTWGNEQPKKRRRPLVIGLVGLLAVVLAGGGFAAAQFFAGSPDTLAERVPGNAVTYLHVNIDPAGSQKLGLLSLVDRINDAADEDLISFEMFESQMGAETDISFEEDIRPWLGTQAAAFVSSFPLPQSFETPDLALLVDVTDAEAASAFVESQGTFEAWDAGDGRQGWILEEGEPNAVAVIDDGVLFGGTEAAVRAALGADGTLADNEAYSASIDQLPDRVLTGWVNAEAFVGALGSEAEPFAEQLSDVGQTAFSLSFTDGAVEFTSVQNGQAGQQVDASAMAPLGSLPAGGLLYGRTPAVGQSIQALVDGIDAQEQALAEEFGDSDFPLPSEEIDQGLMEIGTSLAELTGLIGDLTFAVGYDASQPTDNVRGLLQVAVTDEARAAELLDTIAEDIPSDSGITVAPGSIAAGQASVSVEGGQLAIRAGTFGEGTLADDERYQTAIADAQGEPLFYIDMRGVAEQIGLFAGAEGTIQQEELQALNVFGAFDSVIVTAEVQDGLSRGSFRMLFQSEYTDVPLGDEANPPDLDLGELGNLAEIGTSGFDDAPASGFDDIDGFGDDPFLDDLYLACESGDGLACDDLWFSSPIGSQYESFADTCGFAQPEGSAGSCEELLGQ, encoded by the coding sequence ATGTCCTCAGACTGGAACTCACGCGACGACGAACCTGGCGAGTGGAATGCGCCCAGCTCCTGGGATGACGCTCCGCCACCACCACTTGGTGGACCGGCCGACCCGCCCGAGCCACCCGATGGGAGGTCGGCGGCAGAGCCACCGCCAGCTCAGCCAGGGCCGGGTCAGCCAGGGCCGGGTCAGCCAGGGCCGGGTCAGCCGGGTGGAGGGCAGCCGGGTGGGTGGCCGAGTCAGGGCGGGCAGCCGGGTGGGTGGCCGAGTCAGGGCGGGCAGCAGCCGCCGACGCAGTACGGACAGCATCCCTACCCCCAGGGTCCCGGACCGGGCCCGCACGGCCAGCAGCCGCCAGGGCAGTACGGGCAACCGGGGCAGTACGGGCAGCCGGGGCAGTACGGGCAGCCGGGGCAGTACGGGCAGCCGGGGCCGTCTGGGCAGCCGGGGCAGTACGGACAGCAGCCGCACGGTGGCTGGCAGCCACAGCAGGGGGCTGCGCCACCGCCGCCTCCGTATGGCGCCGGGCCACCACACACCTGGGGCAACGAGCAGCCGAAGAAGCGACGGCGGCCTCTCGTCATCGGCCTGGTCGGGCTACTGGCCGTGGTCCTGGCGGGCGGTGGGTTCGCGGCAGCGCAGTTCTTCGCCGGCTCTCCCGACACCCTGGCGGAGCGAGTGCCAGGGAACGCGGTCACCTACCTCCACGTCAACATCGACCCGGCCGGCAGTCAGAAGCTCGGCCTGCTGTCCCTCGTGGACCGGATCAACGACGCCGCCGATGAGGACCTGATCTCCTTCGAGATGTTCGAGTCCCAGATGGGCGCCGAGACCGACATCTCCTTCGAGGAGGACATCCGACCGTGGCTCGGCACGCAGGCGGCCGCCTTCGTCTCCTCCTTCCCATTGCCGCAAAGCTTCGAGACGCCCGACCTCGCGCTGCTTGTCGACGTCACCGACGCCGAGGCAGCGAGCGCGTTCGTCGAGTCGCAAGGGACCTTCGAGGCATGGGATGCCGGAGACGGACGCCAGGGCTGGATCCTCGAGGAGGGGGAGCCGAACGCCGTCGCGGTCATCGACGATGGCGTGCTGTTCGGTGGCACGGAGGCGGCGGTTCGCGCGGCACTCGGCGCCGACGGCACCCTCGCCGACAACGAGGCCTACTCGGCCAGCATCGACCAGCTTCCGGACCGCGTCCTGACTGGTTGGGTCAATGCCGAAGCGTTCGTGGGCGCACTGGGCAGTGAGGCCGAGCCGTTCGCCGAGCAGCTGTCGGACGTCGGCCAGACCGCCTTCTCCCTGTCCTTCACCGACGGGGCGGTCGAGTTCACCTCCGTCCAGAACGGCCAGGCTGGCCAGCAGGTGGACGCCTCGGCGATGGCGCCGCTGGGGTCACTGCCCGCGGGCGGGCTGCTCTACGGCCGCACCCCGGCCGTCGGTCAGTCGATCCAGGCGCTCGTCGATGGCATCGACGCGCAGGAGCAGGCTCTCGCCGAGGAGTTCGGCGACTCGGACTTCCCGCTGCCGAGCGAGGAGATCGACCAGGGCCTGATGGAGATCGGGACCTCGCTGGCGGAGCTCACCGGGCTGATCGGCGACCTGACGTTCGCGGTCGGCTACGACGCGTCCCAGCCGACCGACAACGTCCGCGGGCTGTTGCAGGTGGCCGTGACCGACGAGGCTCGCGCTGCCGAACTGCTCGACACGATCGCCGAGGACATCCCGTCGGACTCCGGCATCACCGTTGCACCTGGCTCCATCGCAGCCGGGCAGGCCAGCGTGTCCGTCGAGGGCGGCCAGCTGGCCATCCGGGCCGGCACCTTCGGGGAGGGAACCCTGGCCGACGACGAGCGGTACCAGACCGCCATCGCCGACGCGCAGGGTGAGCCGCTGTTCTACATCGACATGCGCGGGGTTGCGGAGCAGATCGGCCTGTTCGCGGGCGCCGAAGGCACCATCCAGCAGGAGGAGCTGCAGGCCCTCAATGTCTTCGGTGCCTTCGACAGCGTCATCGTGACCGCTGAGGTGCAGGACGGGCTGTCCCGAGGCTCCTTCCGGATGCTGTTCCAGTCGGAGTACACCGATGTGCCGCTCGGCGATGAGGCGAACCCGCCCGACCTGGACCTTGGCGAACTCGGCAACCTCGCGGAGATCGGCACCAGCGGATTCGACGACGCACCGGCATCCGGCTTCGACGACATCGACGGCTTTGGGGACGACCCGTTCCTGGACGATCTGTACCTGGCGTGTGAGAGCGGCGATGGGCTGGCCTGCGACGACCTGTGGTTCTCGAGCCCGATCGGGAGTCAGTACGAGTCATTCGCCGATACCTGCGGATTCGCCCAGCCAGAAGGTTCCGCTGGGAGCTGCGAGGAGCTCCTCGGTCAGTGA
- a CDS encoding aconitate hydratase gives MSSNSFDARRTLTVGDRAYEIYGLDATGADLPSLPYSIRVLLENLLRNEDGENITADDIRAVAAYDPSKEPDEEILFTPARVLLQDFTGVPAIVDLAVMRDAVADLGGNPDVINPRVPVDLVIDHSIQVDTFAVPDAFQRNAEIEFERNYERYQFLRWGQTAFDNFRVVPPNTGIVHQVNLEYLGQVVFANSETGEAYPDSLVGTDSHTPMINGLGVVGWGVGGIEAEAAMLGQPISMLIPQVVGFELTGELVEGATATDMVLTVTEMLREKGVVGKFVEFFGEGVGSLPIPDRATLGNMSPEFGSTISIFPVDQRTLDYMAFTGRSDEQIALTEAYAKEQGLWHDPSNRPNYTDTLTLDLATVVPSLAGPIRPEDRVALTDAKRGMREVITRWTGDVKSRANEAGLESFPASDPPTPGGQQNRRPPEHVSTSDGMPDRLSKPTPVDMDNGESFILDHGDVVIAAITSCTNTSNPSVMIGAGLLAKNAVDKGLTRKPWVKTSLAPGSKVVTDYYERAGLMPYLEKLGFSLVGYGCTTCIGNSGPLPPAISKAINDEGLAAVSVLSGNRNFEGRIGPDVKLNYLMSPPLVVAYAIAGTMDIDLYNEPLGTDADGNDVMMADIWPTNAQIADVVDDSVRREQFVDRYADVFTGDERWQNVPVSGGSRFEWSDESTYIQKPTFFDGMGAEPGQLSDITGAKVLVKLGDAVTTDHISPAGAIKADSPAGHYLQDKGVEPRDFNSFGSRRGNHEVMMRGTFGNIRLRNQLAPGTEGGFTTKDGEVTSIYEAAMEYVEEGTPLVVLAGTAYGNGSSRDWAAKGTILLGVKAVIAKSYERIHRSNLIGMGVLPLQFKDGDTQDSLGLTGEEEFSITGIAGGEDGKVPREVTVTAGDKEFMVDVRLDTPNEQAYYRHGGILHYVLRDLSST, from the coding sequence GTGAGCAGCAATTCATTCGACGCCCGACGCACCCTGACCGTCGGCGACCGTGCGTACGAGATCTACGGACTGGATGCCACCGGAGCCGACCTCCCCTCGCTGCCGTACTCCATCCGCGTCCTGCTGGAGAACCTGCTGCGCAACGAGGACGGCGAGAACATCACCGCCGACGACATCCGCGCCGTCGCGGCCTACGACCCCAGCAAGGAGCCCGACGAGGAGATCCTGTTCACGCCGGCTCGTGTGCTGCTGCAGGACTTCACGGGTGTGCCGGCCATCGTGGACCTCGCCGTCATGCGTGATGCGGTCGCCGACCTCGGCGGCAACCCCGACGTCATCAACCCACGGGTGCCCGTCGACCTCGTCATCGATCACTCCATCCAGGTGGACACCTTCGCCGTCCCCGACGCCTTCCAGCGCAACGCCGAGATCGAGTTCGAGCGCAACTACGAGCGCTACCAGTTCCTCCGCTGGGGACAGACGGCGTTCGACAACTTCCGGGTCGTCCCCCCGAACACCGGCATCGTGCACCAGGTCAACCTGGAGTACCTCGGGCAGGTCGTGTTCGCCAACTCCGAGACCGGCGAGGCCTACCCCGACTCCCTGGTCGGCACCGACAGCCACACGCCGATGATCAACGGACTCGGCGTCGTGGGCTGGGGCGTTGGCGGGATCGAGGCCGAGGCGGCCATGCTCGGTCAGCCCATCTCCATGCTGATCCCCCAGGTCGTCGGCTTCGAGTTGACCGGCGAGCTCGTCGAGGGTGCGACCGCCACGGATATGGTCCTGACGGTCACCGAGATGCTCCGCGAGAAGGGGGTCGTCGGCAAGTTCGTCGAGTTCTTCGGCGAGGGCGTCGGCAGCCTGCCGATCCCGGATCGGGCGACGCTCGGGAACATGAGCCCGGAGTTCGGCTCCACCATCTCGATCTTCCCCGTCGACCAGCGGACCTTGGACTACATGGCCTTCACCGGTCGCAGCGATGAGCAGATCGCGCTGACGGAGGCCTACGCCAAGGAGCAGGGTCTGTGGCACGACCCCTCCAACCGCCCGAACTACACCGACACGCTCACCCTTGACCTGGCGACCGTCGTCCCGTCGCTCGCGGGTCCGATTCGCCCCGAAGACCGAGTCGCGCTGACTGACGCCAAGCGCGGCATGCGCGAGGTCATCACTCGTTGGACCGGTGACGTCAAGAGCCGCGCCAACGAGGCGGGCCTCGAGAGCTTCCCCGCCTCCGACCCCCCAACTCCCGGTGGTCAGCAGAACCGCCGCCCGCCGGAGCACGTCTCGACCTCCGACGGCATGCCCGACCGGTTGAGCAAGCCCACGCCGGTCGACATGGACAACGGCGAGTCGTTCATCCTCGACCACGGCGACGTGGTGATCGCGGCCATCACGTCCTGCACCAACACCTCCAACCCATCGGTGATGATCGGCGCCGGCCTGCTGGCCAAGAACGCCGTCGACAAGGGCCTGACTCGCAAGCCATGGGTGAAGACCTCCCTGGCCCCCGGCTCCAAGGTCGTCACCGACTACTACGAACGTGCGGGACTCATGCCCTACCTCGAGAAGCTGGGCTTCTCACTCGTGGGGTACGGCTGCACGACCTGCATCGGCAACTCCGGTCCGCTGCCTCCGGCCATCAGCAAGGCCATCAACGACGAGGGCCTGGCAGCCGTCAGCGTCCTGTCCGGCAACCGGAACTTCGAAGGCCGCATCGGTCCGGACGTCAAGCTGAACTACCTCATGTCGCCGCCGCTGGTGGTCGCCTACGCGATCGCCGGGACCATGGACATCGACCTGTACAACGAGCCCCTCGGGACCGACGCCGACGGCAATGACGTGATGATGGCCGACATCTGGCCGACCAACGCCCAGATCGCCGACGTGGTCGACGACTCCGTCAGGCGTGAACAGTTCGTCGACCGCTACGCCGACGTCTTCACCGGCGACGAGCGCTGGCAGAACGTCCCCGTCAGTGGCGGCTCGCGGTTCGAGTGGTCCGACGAGTCGACCTACATCCAGAAGCCCACGTTCTTCGACGGGATGGGTGCCGAGCCGGGGCAGCTGAGCGACATCACCGGCGCCAAGGTGCTGGTCAAGCTGGGTGATGCCGTCACCACCGACCACATCTCGCCCGCGGGAGCGATCAAGGCCGACTCGCCGGCCGGTCACTACCTGCAGGACAAGGGTGTTGAGCCTCGTGACTTCAACTCCTTCGGCTCGCGTCGCGGGAACCACGAGGTCATGATGCGCGGGACGTTCGGCAACATCCGTCTTCGCAACCAGCTCGCCCCGGGCACCGAGGGCGGCTTCACCACCAAGGACGGAGAGGTCACCTCGATCTACGAGGCGGCGATGGAGTACGTGGAGGAGGGCACGCCGCTGGTGGTGCTGGCGGGCACGGCGTACGGGAACGGCTCCAGTCGTGACTGGGCCGCAAAGGGCACGATCCTGCTCGGCGTCAAGGCGGTCATCGCCAAGTCCTACGAGCGCATCCACCGCTCGAATCTGATCGGCATGGGTGTCCTGCCCTTGCAGTTCAAGGACGGCGACACCCAGGACTCGTTGGGTCTGACCGGCGAGGAGGAGTTCTCCATCACCGGAATTGCCGGCGGCGAGGACGGCAAGGTGCCGAGGGAGGTCACCGTCACGGCCGGGGACAAGGAGTTCATGGTCGACGTGCGGCTGGACACCCCCAACGAACAGGCCTACTACCGGCACGGCGGCATCCTGCACTACGTGCTGCGGGACCTCTCCTCCACGTAG
- a CDS encoding PIN domain-containing protein: MTITTVLDGAGLLAWARPIPPRPVVTLMELIRRRGAGRVIVPSVVVVEALRSGRHSGDVEATLRRVRVETSLSLDDARRAAGLRGDLTVSAADAVVAETVVRHHADVVVTSDPDDLGALFGRAGISPHIIVVGTGAW; the protein is encoded by the coding sequence GTGACCATCACCACGGTCCTGGACGGGGCCGGCCTGTTGGCGTGGGCACGACCCATCCCGCCACGACCGGTGGTGACGTTGATGGAGTTGATCAGGCGGCGCGGGGCCGGCCGCGTGATCGTGCCGTCGGTCGTGGTGGTGGAGGCGCTGCGGAGCGGCCGGCACTCCGGCGACGTGGAGGCCACCCTGCGCCGCGTGAGGGTGGAGACGTCGCTGTCCCTGGACGATGCTCGGCGAGCTGCCGGCCTTCGAGGTGACCTGACGGTCTCAGCGGCGGACGCGGTTGTCGCCGAGACGGTGGTGCGTCACCATGCGGACGTGGTTGTGACGTCGGACCCGGACGACCTCGGTGCCCTCTTCGGGCGAGCCGGCATCTCACCCCACATCATCGTCGTCGGAACCGGTGCGTGGTGA